The Pseudomonas graminis region ATCGGATCGTAATACTCACTCAACATCCCGCTGATCCAGCCACGGTGCGAATCTACCGCCCCAGTGCGCGCCTGCTCGGCCAGCGCGCTGTCCATAATCGCCGCCAGCCGCTGATAACGCTCCCCGCCCAACCGCCGAACAATGCTCGACAGACTCTGTTTCAGCCGCTCGGCGTACGCCGCAAAACCCGTTTCAACGCCCTGCACGGCGATGAACTCCGCACACAGATCCGTCACGTAATCCTTCAGAATCCGCTCGACGCGGCTGTCAAAACTGTCCTCCAGCCACACCAGCGGCGCGTCCTGCATCGTCCGGTACAGCTCAAGGGGCACAGCGCGACTGCCCACGATGCGCCCCTCATCCTCGACCACAAACTGGTCGAGCTGCCGGGCGCGCTTCTTGAGAATGTCGACCGCCAGCAGGTTCTCGAAATCGATCTGTCCCGGTTGCGGCGTCGCGTGTTTGCCGAAGCTCGAACCGCGATGATTCGCATGCCCTTCCAGATCCAGGCCGTTGTCGAGCTGCTGCAGCACTTCGGTCTTGCCGCTGCCGGTCAAGCCGCCGATCAGCACGAAATCGCACTCGGCCACCGCCTGTTCGGTCACTTCGATCAAAAAGCTGCGCATTGCCTTGTAACCACCGATGACCCGGGGGTACTCGATGCCCGCTTCGCTCTTGAGCCACTGCTGAGTGATCTGCGAACGCAGGCCGCCGCGAAAGCAATAGAGAAACCCCTCCGGGTGGTTGCGGGTAAAACTCGCCCACGCGTCGATTCGCGCCTGTTTCAGCTCGCCAGCCACCAGCTTGTGGCCCAATTCGATCGCCGCCTGCTGACCGTCCTGCTTATAGCTGGTGCCGACCTTCTGCCGCTCGACGTCATTCATCAGCGGCAGATTGACCACGCCAGGGAACGCGCCCTTGGTGAATTCCACTGGTGCGCGGACGTCCATCATCGGCACGTCGCGGAGGAAAATCTCGCGCAGGTCGGCGCTGTTGTCGCGCATCAGAACACCTCGACCGCGAGTGGCTGTCGCTCGATCAGTTCGCCGATCGGCGCAAGGCTCAGGCCCAGTTCTTCTGCCATGGCGAGGAACGCCGCTTCTTCGGCAGGCTCGACGGCAATCAGCAGGCCGCCGCTGGTTTGCGGATCGCAGAGCAGCAATTTTTGTGCCTCGGTCAACGGGCCGATGCGCTCGCCATAACTGTCGTAATTGCGGTGGGTACCGCCGGGGACGCAGTCCTGCTCGATGTAGAAATCGACGCTGCCCAGACGCGGCACGGCGGCAGCGTTCAGTCGTGCAGTGACCTGACTGCCGTCGGCCATTTCGACCAAATGGCCGAGCAAGCCGAAGCCGGTGACGTCGGTCATGGCCGTCACGCCGGCCAGTCGGGAAAAACGGCTGCCGGGCTTGTTCA contains the following coding sequences:
- the mnmH gene encoding tRNA 2-selenouridine(34) synthase MnmH, with product MRDNSADLREIFLRDVPMMDVRAPVEFTKGAFPGVVNLPLMNDVERQKVGTSYKQDGQQAAIELGHKLVAGELKQARIDAWASFTRNHPEGFLYCFRGGLRSQITQQWLKSEAGIEYPRVIGGYKAMRSFLIEVTEQAVAECDFVLIGGLTGSGKTEVLQQLDNGLDLEGHANHRGSSFGKHATPQPGQIDFENLLAVDILKKRARQLDQFVVEDEGRIVGSRAVPLELYRTMQDAPLVWLEDSFDSRVERILKDYVTDLCAEFIAVQGVETGFAAYAERLKQSLSSIVRRLGGERYQRLAAIMDSALAEQARTGAVDSHRGWISGMLSEYYDPMYAFQRDSKDARVEFSGDQGAVVEYLKQRNRSRASA